The genomic region gcaggcaatgacaaacctctgccgaacatcccttgcctggctgccggacaatGCCGTGCCATAAACAAAATACAGTGGACCTGGAACCTGCTGTGGTGATTCTAGAGGGCCCTGGCCAATGGCTGGCTGGTTGGGGCAGGCGGTATTGAACTGAATGGGAACACTGGTAAGATTCTCCTTGACCATGGCTGACATCTGTGCTGGTTGCATCAGTTTGTCATtctgcttcctccccacccaccacccaccccactATGAGGGAGCTACTTCAGTTGGCAGATTTGGGTCACTGTTAAAGGGAAGCAAAATGTGAGTTATTtaatctcctcccctgccccccgcccccccactccCAGGAAGCTGACTGGGGAATATCATGCAGgttcccttgagagccagtttggtattaagagtggtggcctgaaatctggagagctaggtttgattctctactcctcctccacaggcatccagctgggtgaccttgggccaacacagttctctcagagttaagccactttgagattcctttgggtagtaaaaaagcaccgtataaaacccccagctcttctgctgttgcCACTGTAGCCTCCGGAACGTCTTGGGTTAGTCTTGCATATAGTTAAGGTGAAACCTTCTGTAGCTGGAGACTAAAGAAAGGTGGGGAGCTTGCCAGTCACATAGCAAGAGTCCAGTTTGTACAGCATTTGAAAGAAAGGGACCAGCTTCTTAAACAGTAGAGTCAAAGGTTGCTTGCAAATGGAGGTTCTGCTATAGTTTGAATAGTTTTTTTTAGAGCACTATACAGCCTCATCCTCTGACCATCCACTTTGTTCCAGTCTTTCCAAAACCTGGACTGATATGACCTTTTCTGAAAGATAGCCCTCTAAGCATGTTTCTCATGGGTATTGGCAGAGTTCAGATAAGCAAAGAGGAAGCAAGCAActggctgcttaaaataataatatagttttattgtgaaaagaacaaactttgaataaaaagaggagaaagagagagagacctaactgtctaactgttgttttgTATTCTTTCTGTCTGTTGTGAGGCAAGCAGATGTGCAAGGAAAGCACACTTGTTGGGATGTGCAAGGAACATTGTTCCATTATCTGCCTTGCAAGCCAGCTTGGGAAAAGTGGGTGTGCACTCCCAAAGACAATGGTAGGTTCAGTGACTTACGGGAAATGGAAATATCAAGCATCAAAAATGCCAGTTGAAAGTGCTGAGTTTTTGATGTCTAGGTCAAGTGTTTCTCTGATGGTGCTTTTCACTGGCTCCCTTAATCCCTCCAGTCTTCCACTACTCAAGAAACCGAAACTAGACTTCAAGGGGGCCAACCTGCATCAGATCAGAAAAAGAATCCTGCCTGCTCTTTTCGTTTCGGAGCTCGGGTGTTTCCAATATTTATGAAAAAAGAGTCTTTTTGGAGTCAGAACTATATAGACCTCATTGGTCTTGTCCATCTTTTGACTGTTTCACACATTGCAatcttttagggatgccagcttccaggtgaaaccagaggattccctggaattagagTTCTCCTcgagactacagaggtcagttcccctggaggaaacggatgctctggaggttggactctgacattgtaccccaccaaGGTCCTGATTCTCCAacatttccccaacctggatctggtaacccttcctcccacccccacaacccTACATTCTTTTTGGCGAACCAGTATGGGTACTATAAAGATATGCTGGTCAGGGAATTGTGGTTGGTTGCAGCTCTCTCTTGTGTACCCCCCTTGGGGCAAGAGGTTCTCCCTCACAActtccaggcaggcaggcaggcaggcaggagagagcaCCTCCCCGTTCTAGAGGCCATTAAAAGTCTTGGTTGCAGACTGGATTGGGAGAAAGAAAAGTGCTTCAAGCAGCTAAATGCTCTGAAGTCACTGAAATGATCATTCACTAGCTAAGACCTCAAGCTTCTTATAATGATGAGGAGTCTCAGGTCTGATGAGCCGGCAGATTCACACacgcatcttggtgtagtggtgaagagcagcggcttctaatctggagagccaggtttgattccctgctcctccacatgcagccagctgggtaactcttgcagatcagttctgtcagagctctctcagctccacctacctcacagggtgtctgttgttggggagaggaagggaaggcgattgtaagctgctttgaaggcgccttcaggtagcgaaaaccAATTCTTCATTGTTTTGATCACTTCCTGCCAATAACCAGGGATTACCTGCATGTATAAGTGGAGCTTATCCCATACAGACTCTCACAAGCATAATTTTGCTATTATCATGGATTGTTGTTTCAGGACTGGCTGTTCCCGCATTCAGGGCTAGTTGTCAAGAGAAGAATAAGCAAGCGGTGTCTAGGCATGTGCCATCCAAACTGAGCCACATTCTCTTGGAGCATTGAGTCAGGTGTGGCTGtgccctggctctccagatgtccatggactacaattcacctAAGCCCCCGACCAGTGCCAGCGGCTGCCAAGGAAGCTCCCGGAGCGGAGCCGGCTGCTTCTCTTCCATTATTCAGAAAGCCGCCGggatgaccggggggggggggggatgcccaaggtcacccagctggctgcatgtgggggagcgcagattcaaacccagctcgccatattagaaatctgcactcctaaccactaccccaaactaaAAACCCCAATGGTTGTCCAGGAATGTTTATCCTATGGCATGCGAAATGTGGCCAGGAGATCCTGGACCattctggcagccagacaaaagACATTCggaggggtttgccattgcctgccttcccgtcaggaccccccccccccccccgcaggttcCTTGGAGGAGGAACACTACCCAAATCTGCATCACTTTTGAGATCTGGCAGGATCGGTTTACAGGCAGCTGTAAAGATGCTAAGGTACAAAGGGACTTTGCCAGCTCTCTTCAGCCGgatcacccccacccacccccctttggCAGAGGTCCTGGGGGGCTTCTGACAGACTTGTAAGGGAAGGatgggggggtaggggtgggcaatacctggagcctttggggatggagtggggagtgggcagggtttggggcaggaagggaccccGGTGGAGtcaaatgccatggagtccaccctccaaagcagtccttttctccaggggaactgatctctagttgGGAGATGAGCcctaattccgggggatccccaggtctcccctCGGCCTGGCATCTCCGGCAGCTAGAAGGGGAAAGAGCTTGggagcgcctccccccccccccttccacccacGCCTGCGGTGCTGTTCCTCTCGGCTCCTCGGGGCGGAGCTCTCCGCTGTGCAAGGCGCGCCTTCCCGCCCCCTCGCCAAGCAGCCCGCCGCGGGGGCGTCCTCGGGCCATTTATAGCAAGGCAACAAGCCGGCAACGTGTTTgagcgacgggggggggggggggcgaacacGCGCCTGCCGCACGCAGCACACACCCGGCCTGATTTCCATCCCCGGCCGTTTCCCCCGCGTCTGCCAAGCACAGGGACGAAAAGCACGCCAACGGCGCCCAGTGGCTCAAAGCCTCCCCTCTTCCttcttaattgggggggggggggggggacctctgaCTGCTTTCTGCAGTCCGTGCTCTCTCGCTCTCGCCTTAGGATTGTTCGTCTGGCCCGTGCGGGAGATCCTGAGatggtctggctgccaggcaagagacgttcagaaccGATTGGCCACGGCTATGTCCCCGCCATCACGGCCCCGGTCCTGACCAGCCCAAACCTGCTTCACTTCCACGATATGACCCAACTGGGCATGCCTGGGCATCGAATCAAGGCCTTTGAAATCTCAAGACTCCCGCAAGAGGGATACGGACATCGAACCCCGTAACAGACCCGGGCCAATGCGCACCAGCGATCGACAGGCGCAGAGTCTCTCGgcctgtccacccccccccccccaccgcttgtCGTCCCCTCCAGCGCCAGATCCCCGCGCTGCCCGCTGCGCCTGGCatttgggctccccccccctttcccccgggCCGCCGCCTGCCTTCCACACGGGCCGAGGGCGGCTGCTAATGGCCCATCCATAATTCATGGGCGCTCGGAAGTAGGCCGAGGAGGCGAGGCCGCCCTTTGTgcccagaaagagcctcttgccGCGCCCtgtccgcctccctctctcttttctggGCAAAGCAAGAATTGCAGCGGCCCTTTGCACGCGCCTTGGCCTGCGCACTTTGAGTGCACCCTAGAAGCACATTTCCTTTgctttgcacaggaaaacccagccgcAGGAGCACGCTGAAAACGCATGCTCCGAAGTGTGCGCAGCGAAGTCCCGCTTGAACCCAGAGGGGGCTTCCTGCGGAGTCCCCAGAGGGCTCGGGCGGCTGTTCGCATCCATTATTCAGCGGGGCCCATTTCAGGCATCGATCGCCTCGGCCTCCCTTTTCCCATTCCGCGCCCCCGTCCTCGTCGCTTCCCGTAGCGCGCCTGGTTCGCCCCGCCGTCCCCTGGCCTTTCTGCTTTGCCTTCAGCTCAGCTGATCCATTCTTCTTCCATTTGGCAAACCAGcccccaccttggctggggagaAGGATCTCGAAaggaaattttttttggggggggtgggggagttgaaAATGCCTTGACCTTCGGCTACCGAAGGAGCCACCGATTCGTTCCCCGGAGGGTTCTTTAGACACGGGGGAATTTTGCTTGGAGCGGGTGGGGGTGGGTAAGGGTGGGGAGTCCCTTTCGGATGAAATCCGCGCTGCTTTGACTAGTCCGCGCAAGAATCTCTGATGCGGATTGACGGTGGGGCTTCGAACTCCCCTGCCTCCTCCACTGTCGACCACTTCCCCCAAAGCAACCCGTGATTTGAGTGGGCCGGGGTGGCTTCGGGCGCACTCCCGGCTTTAGTCGACGACCACTGCAAGGACCAGACGCGGGGGCATCCGTGTGTAGTTTAGGCCAGGGAATGTCGCGCAAGGGCCGCGCGTCTTGGCCAGGCTGCCTGTAATTTGGCCATTAATAGGGGGGACCCCCGCCCTTTCCTGCTCCCATTGGTTACTGGGCTTCAGCCCCCGGGGGGCACACAGAGGGCCCGGCCTTTAATCTATGGACCGCTCGACGCGACTCTGGTTCACTCCTGACCAGGCGCTCCTGTTTCCTAGGTGGGGACTTGCAGGGTTCCCTTGGTGGGTGGTCGCGCgcgcccctcccttcctccctcttccagtGAGAAACCAGCAGGCTTGAGGGCCGGAGGAGGGGAGGTCGGGCCTGCCTTGccttcgggtgggggggggggggggcgggaaggaggCGTTTGGCTCTCGCAGGCTGGCTTCTTCCGAAAGGCGCCGGGATGCTATAAATAGGCGAGGGAGGCGAGGGCCGCTTCCGGGGCCGGATCAATACGGCCTCTTTCTctcgcacccccctccccccgtcatcCCGGCGGCTTTCTGAATAATGGAAGAGAAGCAGCCGGCTCCGCTCCGGGAGCTTCCTTGGCAGCCGCTGGCactggccgcccccctcccccgacaACGGTGCGACCCCTTTTCATCGCTCCGTGAAGTTGTCCTGCAAGCGAGATTGCCGCGTCTCGTCGTGGCCGTCTGTGGGAGACAAGATTGCGGGGGGAGGGCTTCGGAAAGAGCGGCGCTTCCCTTCCAAACGGGCCCTTGGCCCCGTGGCTTCAGAGCCTCCTCTCAGAGACGCCGACGGTCAATTCCAGCGGCCGCTGAcaattccccgccccccccccccccccccgcatcagaCCACCGGGGAGTAGGCTCTGCGCCTTCGAGGATTGGTCAGGCCCGGCGCAAGGCAAAGCTTGCACGAAAGGCGCCCGAATGGAGCCGGGGTCGGAAGGCTGGTCCCGTGGGGCCGACTCTTGCCCTCCCCGCAGATGCTGAAATCATGCTCCCCCCGGCAGGGGTATTGACCAGGCGGGCAGGCAAACCAGGGGGAGGAGCGACTAGACTTCTTCCCCAGATGCTGGGAAGCGCCtggcctcccctggcccctgcctctctccccaccGGCTCCCAACCTGGGAACGTTTCTTTGAAGGGAGGCGGACTTTCCGCCCCTGGGGCCAGCGCCATGCCCCATGGGAACCCAGAGGAAGAAAGCTCCGGAGCTTGAGGCTGGCATCGGGACAGAGTCAGGTGGTCCAGAAACGTCCTTGGGCCCAGCGAGGGAACCACGCTGACTTACGTCAGATCAGCCGAATATTCTGCTCTGATTGGCTAATGCATTTTCAAGGCCCCTTTGTAGCCAAACAGCATTCCTGTGCCAAACAGCACTCCGCACAGGTTGGctaatccactttcaatgtgcttttacagaTGGATTTTCCCCATGCAAAATCTACATGGAAAGTGAATTATCCGACCTCTGTGGAATGGAAAATCTACGTCTAAactgcattaaaagtgcattatttaagGGGTGCAGAAGGGCATACTTCGGAGCAGCCGAATAGCATCGTGTTTGTTTCCCTGCAAAGATGCGCCGTCAGCTTTACCTGCCTAGCTCCTTTCAACCCAACCCCCCAACCAAAGCCCTCGGCTCTCAGCAAGACTGAATTGGGGCCTCCTCGTTTTGCATGGGACCGAGTCTGCAGCAGTCCAAGCCCTGCTGCTGGGCCCTCCGGTGCCCATCTCTGGCCTCACCAGCCTCAGTGGGGAAAGAAACCCTTCTgtctcagcctcccttctccgCACCGAGCCCCAGTCCTCGGCCGAATGATTTGTGACCTCGCTTAAACCCCCTGTGGATcaattcacatttatttatttcaaataaaataaaacgacATCCTCTTTTCAAACAATAAGTTTTATTTTATACTTTTTTCTATACTTCGTAGCAAatcttttataatttttttttgctgaatcgctttataataaactttcttaaattacatattttttttcttctctctctttttttaaatcaaggcTCTTTTTttatacttccccctcccccaaaaccttTACACggtgtgttttattttaatgtctaggtttttcccccccctcttttccaaCGTTAACAtagaccccaccccaccccacccccgccctccccatcccctttgTGATCGACACAGTTGGAAAATCCAATATCTTCCGGTAATGGCGGGACCCCTCGGACGAGAGAAAGAAGGCGGGGCgttggaaaagaaagaaagaaagaaagaaagaaagaaagaaagaaagaaagaaagaaagaaagaaagaaagaaagaaagaaagaaagaaagaaagaaagaaagaaacttgtAAAGATGCCTTGACGGTCAAGTAAAGCTCAACTCTCAGCAAACATAGCAGCATTCATGAAGTCCTTCGTGTTCCGAAATCTCCTCTTCCCAATCCCCCTTCTTGGGGGCTTGGGTTCTGCCTCTGTCTCACACAGGCCCCCACAGCCCCCTTCTTGGGGGAGATGGTCACCTCTTTGTCGTGGAATGAGCAGGGACAAAAAACCTTTGAAAAGAATCCTAGGAAAGGCGATGATCGTTTGGGAGTGGTTTCCCCGACTCCGGCGCTCCTTGGACGCAGATGGCTGAGCTCCCGTCCGGGGCCTCCCTccgcccccactccccccccaaaccccccgtTCATGTCCATGCCTGGGCTCCACCCATATTCTTCCCGGCGACGTCCCCTCCCCAGAAGGGCCTCTCTTTTGTGGCCGCCAGGTGTGTTATTAATAGTAATTATTAGCCattattagtagtattattaCCTATTAATGCTTGTTATTAGTATTCGGTGGTGGCTCGAAGCCGTTCCTGAGATTCCTTTGCGCACAAAAAAGAGGGCTCCGGCGGACCTcgggcctggagaggagagacgAGTAAAGCTGACGGAGGTCCGGTTCTGGCTCACCGTTTGGTACCATTTTGGCAAATTCATTCAAGAGCACGACGGaaggagagggtgggggagggggagagggagagggaggggagggaggggaggcggggagcGCCCTCTCGGACCCCTTCCTTCCCCGGTCCGGTCCTTCCTCGAGGGGCGCTGGGATTTCGACAGCAACATCCGCGGCAGCCCCCGGCCCAATGCGAGCGGACGGCGACGTGGCCTCTAGAAATCCAGGTGGTGGCCCGAGGGCGGCGGCGTGGGGGGCGACGGGGCGTGGGGATCGGGCTCCCCGCTGCGGCCTAGAAGGAGAACCAGGTGGCCAGGGCGGCCGagagggccagcagcagcagcgggaagGCCGAGGCCAGCGACGATGAGGAGGGCGCGTTGGACTTGCCGCACAGGACGAACAGGTTGCCTTCGTAGTCGAGCTTTTTGGATTTCTCTTTCAGTTTCTCCCAGACATCCGCCACCCCGTCCTGGCAATCCGTGAGGGCGGTGAGGGTGCAGGCGTGGAAGTCGTCCCAGTACCTGCGCCGaccggagaagaggaggaggagaagagacgCGCAAGTGAGCAGGAGTGGCCGCAGCGCCCACCACGCCCCGCCCGATCAACAGTTATTAGCAACCCAGGCTTGAAGCCCACCTTCcttaactttttcaccattgagaccaccctgaaacattcttcaggcttcaagaaaccccagaagtgtcaccatcctgcagaatatggttgggaagcatagctgtgtccacgcccactcagggcccctccccttccaacccctccAAGccgttttgagggggggggagcaggtcaagATGACTATATattggaggttggactagatgaccttatgGCTCTTCCCaaactctgtgattccatgaagAGCACAAAAGTGGTGAATTCTAGgtttttaaaacatcatttaaTAGTAAGGCCATGAAATGGCCTAGTCAAAAACGTTGCCAGAGTAAATGTCACATTTTAGGCCATGTTGACTAGTGACTTAGCTACACTGTCTTGCTTTGCAGCAGgtctctgggtttttttaaaccagaAAAGCATTTTGCATGTGCCTAAAGCTGGTTGGGCTAAAGCCATCGGAGGCACTGCTGCTCCAGGCTCTGGCAgcgtttctcccctccccactcagttGTGATTCCTCAGCCACCAGGAAAAAAAggactctgcacatgctccaagGCACTTCAGCATGGTCTCCTTCATCCCTAGGCTGTGCTTTGACATCCCTAACAAATCCAGAGGGTCAAGAGGAGATGCCCCAGGGAATCAGACTCTAAAGGAACCCGCATGCCTTCTTTTCTCCCTAGCTGCCCACAGCTGAACCCAGACCATGGGAGGAAGAGTACAGGTCCCTGAGCACTTTAGGGAGAAGCCCAGACCACCTGGCCAAGAAATGGGCTTTCAGCCTCAGCATTTTcaacttgaagggggggggataaaggaatGATAGGTAGAAACATAGAACTGGAAGTAActccaaaggtcatctagtccaaccccctgcaccgtgcaggaaattcacaaggacCTGTCCCTCAATACCTCCAGTTATCCCCTGCCCAGTGCacagaggaaggcagaaaaaaCTCCAGGATTCCAGAGCCAATTTGACCTGGAGGAAAAGTCCTTCCTAACCCCAATGTGGCCCTGAGTGTTGCCCTGGGCATGGAGCATGGGTCCATCCCTTCCTACCCTCCCTTTCACCATCTGCCTACACTCAGAGCCAGCCCTAGCATCAGCATGGCTGTCAGGGGGCCATCAAGTGAAGAACCCCTCAAGAAGGAGATCCCAGGAGACCCCCTGAGGAACCCCTCTTTCCTGAGGGGAGCCCTTCCTGGTGGAGCCAAAAACACCTCATTGCGAGTACAGTTTGTTCAGAACTACCATGAAATGCCGTAGTCACAAATGTTACAAGGGCAAGAGTCACATTTGGGGCAGTGTTGGCCAATAATAAAACCTAATAACACAGTTGCTTGCTGTATAGCAGGTCTCCAGGTTTTTTGAACTCCGAAGACACTGCACATACTCTGGCTAAGGCGGGGGGGGCAGTGAAATGGGTTTCTAGAAAGGCCGGTAGAGGGGAACCTACACAAAGAACCAAACCACAGTGTAGGCATCTCTTGGACcacaggcatccccccccccagtttcctcCTGTTTTGTCTTTTGAAACATGGTGAAACTCCATTAATGTCAAACTCTGTGAAAAAAACTTCCCCAAAGGGGCACAATtaaatcagtccagtggcacctttaagaccaacaaagatttattcaaggcgtgagctttcgagtgcaagcacccccaaagggggaagaagaagggccAGCTCTGCAGCTCAACAGATGCTGCCATCAATTGCCAGTTTGATGGGAAGCAGGCCAACCAGCCCCTCCCCTGGAGAGCAAAAGGAGTGCTGGGAAGAATCTCCAGGGggcaaagttggggggggggtctctattCCCTCGCTGCTCCAGGGCTCTAGGGGGAGGTCCTTTGGGAATGGGCAACAGGGTGCAATCAGCTCTCTGCCGGACCTAccccacatggttgttgtgaagacaaaagacAGGGGAGGAGAGCAGAGGTTGAACCAGCATGCAGGCCTCtcccataagaggctgtgtggatgtggAACCCGccccttgaggggggggggaggtctgctgGCTGGCATTTCCGGGGGGGGGCAAGTAGAGGTTGCTGCCCCTTGGGTTCTTAAACTGGATGCTACCTCCCGCGGGCACAACTGGCCAGGGGGCAGCTCCGCCTGATCCACATCCtggtaaaataaacaaacaaacaaacaaacaagctcaCAGGCAACTAGATCTCTAATCTCTCCGCTTGAACTGAAT from Paroedura picta isolate Pp20150507F chromosome 9, Ppicta_v3.0, whole genome shotgun sequence harbors:
- the NRN1 gene encoding neuritin, whose product is MGLPLNGRYLSLVLAVQLAYLVQAVRAAGKCDAVFEGFSNCVLKMGNNIAGYQQDLDDKRNLETICRYWDDFHACTLTALTDCQDGVADVWEKLKEKSKKLDYEGNLFVLCGKSNAPSSSSLASAFPLLLLALSAALATWFSF